In Rhea pennata isolate bPtePen1 chromosome 20, bPtePen1.pri, whole genome shotgun sequence, a single window of DNA contains:
- the SYNRG gene encoding synergin gamma isoform X1 produces MALRPGPGAAGGGGGAAGAAGGGGGAAGGAGAASFMFPVASGLGPPQGMIPMQQQGFPMVSVMQSNMPGMMGMNYGSQIPPGPMTMQGGMPLGPMQATGMPYMGQASFLGMRPAAPQYTPDMQKQFAEEQQKRFEHQQKFLEEERKRRQFEEQKQKLRLLSSVKPKTGEKSRDDALEAIKGNLDGFSRDAKMHPTPASHPKKPDHPTSSHSAVSVSHSAFLDDEEFSDFIQGPVEIPKSVPQTTSQPFQPFRSATEAGQLLSEKTMVQPLPSAQTPVLPVLHGTIGQVPFFPTSASSLSIHKRGSSLEEKVLDNGLNESEQDQTKLKTNEVTHKASAASQVHPSLTINDWGIIGGHESGTTPTEAHKASEQNIAVECGVGVFPSQDPIQQMMPPWIYSDSLVPELYKKILETTMTPTGIDTAKLYPILMSSGLPRETLGQIWALANRTTPGKLTKEELYAVLAMIAVTQRGIPVVSPDVLNQFPAAPVPTLTGLPMSLSATVSQQPLMPSGPPVSMPLSIGPTVIGMSITAPAGGAATQSSGGFVPSYPPSQVVKPEDDDFQEFQDASKSGSIDDSFTDFQGDVAGSSKAASSQHRSSVPSLLIPLPGSKTLSSTDKYAVFKGISAEKPSESSSTFGDCGDKYSAFRELEQPSESKYLGDNLAEFKSTGTDDGFTDFKTADSISPLEPPTKDKTFPTSFPSLPVQSKQQTQAKTSLNLADLDLFSSTGENKQLSFPPAFSTSKSTSFPLPPLPSTTAQPAPSKSSSLADDFGEFNLFGEFSNCTTACGQDDFADFMAFNNSGGFSEQKTDEKYNALKLEASPVPQSGSSASTVKSGQNSATTATPTKYDIFKQLSLEGSGVGFEEGKDNTLSSVKSDDDFADFHSNKFSSTCNSADKSLVDKVAAFKQAKEDSASVKSLDLPSIGGSSVGKEDSEDALSVQFDMKLADVGGDLKHVMSDSSLDLPTVSGQHPPAADIDDLKCAPFGSYNSGSAVSSLASYDWSDKEDIHQGKKLSSFVQPSGSGSSAATSVLQKKETLFGSSENITMTTVSKVTTFSSEDALQDVPFAAFANFKDSGPICSGPRDDDIGDFGDFARPSSEAQDAAAASDTNQEADFLASGISSEMRKESTDDFGEFQSEKPKISKFDFLVATSQGKMKSSEEMIKSELATFDLSVQGSHKRSLSLGDREISRSSPLPVLEQPFRDRSNTLSEKPALPVIRDKYKDLTGEVEESERYAYEWQRCLESALQVIKKANDTLNGISSSSVCTEVIQSAQGMEYLLGVVEVYRVTKRVELGIKATAVCSEKLQQLLKDIDKVWNNLISFMSLAALTPDENSLDFSSCMLRPGIKNAQDLACGVCLLNVDSRSKASIMKEEKPVEELPRKAFNSETDNFKLAYGGHQYHASCANFWINCVEPKPPGLILPDLL; encoded by the exons GGATGATTCCTATGCAACAGCAAGGATTTCCAATGGTTTCTGTCATGCAGTCCAATATGCCAGGCATGATGGGCATGAATTACGGTTCTCAGATTCCTCCGGGACCCATGACCATGCAG GGTGGCATGCCTTTAGGGCCAATGCAAGCAACTGGAATGCCTTACATGGGACAGGCTTCTTTCTTAGGAATGCGCCCAGCAGCCCCACAGTATACCCCTGACATGCAGAAACAGTTTGCAGAAGAACAACA aaagagGTTTGAGCACCAGCAGAAATTCTTAGAAGAAGAACGAAAACGACGCCAGTTTgaagagcaaaaacaaaagctgagaCTCTTGAGCAGTGTGAAACCTAAG ACAGGtgaaaaaagcagagatgatgCATTGGAAGCCATTAAAGGAAATTTAGATGGTTTTTCTAGAGATGCTAAAATGCACCCAACACCAGCATCGCATCCAAAAAAGCCAG ATCATCCCACATCATCCCATTCTGCTGTATCTGTTTcccattctgcttttcttgatgATGAAGAATTTAGTGACTTTATACAAGGGCCTGTTGAAATCCCCAAATCGGTGCCTCAAACCACCTCTCAGCCTTTTCAACCTTTCCGTTCTGCTACTGAGGCTGGGcaactgctttcagaaaagactATGGTTCAACCTCTCCCTTCAGCCCAGACTCCAGTGTTACCCGTCCTGCATGGTACAATTGGGCaggttcctttttttcctacctcTGCATCTTCACTCAGTATCCATAAAAGAG GCTCTTCCTTGGAGGAGAAAGTCTTAGATAATGGCttaaatgaatctgaacaagaccAAACCAAACTTAAAACAAACGAAGTTACGCACAAAGCTTCAGCTGCAAGCCAAGTTCATCCCAGTCTAACCATCAATGACTGGGGTATTATAGGTGGACATGAAAGTGGTACCACTCCTACAGAGGCGCACAAGGCTTCAGAACAAAACATAGCAGTTGAGTGTG GAGTTGGAGTGTTCCCTTCGCAGGACCCAATTCAGCAGATGATGCCTCCTTGGATTTACAGTGATAGTTTAGTCCCag AGTTGTATAAGAAAATTTTAGAAACCACAATGACTCCTACTGGAATAGATACTGCTAAACTCTACCCCATACTGATGTCATCTGGATTACCCAGAGAGACACTTGGACAAATATGGGCTTTAGCCAACCGTACCACACCTGGGAAGCTTACAAAAGAAGAGCTTTATGCTGTCCTGGCTATGATAGCAGTAACTCAG AGAGGAATACCGGTAGTGAGTCCTGATGTGTTAAACCAATTTCCAGCTGCCCCTGTCCCTACTTTAACTGGATTACCAATGTCACTGTCTGCCACGGTAAGCCAGCAGCCTCTGATGCCCTCTGGACCACCAGTCTCCATGCCTCTTAGTATTGGACCCACTGTCATAGGAATGAGCATAACAGCACCAGCTGGTGGAGCTGCAACACAGTCTTCGGGAGGTTTTGTACCATCCTACCCGCCAAGTCAG GTAGTAAAACCAGAGGATGATGACTTCCAGGAGTTCCAGGATGCTTCAAAGTCTGGCTCAATAGATGACTCTTTCACTGATTTCCAAGGAGATGTAGCTGGCTCCTCCAAAGCAGCCAGTTCACAGCACCGGAGCAG tgttcCTTCTTTACTAATACCGCTCCCAGGTAGTAAGACACTCTCATCAACTGATAAGTATGCTGTGTTTAAAGGAATTTCAGCTGAGAAGCCTTCTGAAAGCTCATCTACTTTTGGag ATTGCGGAGACAAGTACAGTGCTTTCCGTGAATTAGAACAACCATCGGAGAGCAAATATTTAG gaGATAACCTTGCAGAATTCAAGTCTACAGGAACTGATGACGGTTTCACAGACTTTAAAACCGCTGACAGTATCTCACCGTTAGAGCCACCtacaaaagacaaaactttCCCTACATCCTTTCCTTCTCTACCTGTTCAGTCAAAACAGCAAACACAAGCAAAGACCTCTTTGAATCTAGCAGACTTGgatctcttttcttctactgGAGAGAACAAGCAGCTATCATTTCCACCTGCATTTAGTACATCAAAATCAACCTCTTTTCCTTTGCCACCACTTCCATCTACTACTGCTCAGCCAGCACCCAGCAAAAGCTCAAGTTTAGCTGATGACTTTGGAGAGTTCAACCTTTTTGGAGAATTTTCTAATTGCACGACAGCCTGTGGACAAGATGACTTTGCAGATTTTATGGCTTTCAACAATAGTGGTGGGTTTTCTGaacaaaaaacagatgaaaaatacaatGCACTTAAACTGGAGGCCAGCCCTGTTCCTCAGTCTGGCTCATCTGCCAGCACAGTGAAGAGTGGGCAGAATTCTGCCACCACTGCTACACCCACTAAATATGATATCTTCAAACAGCTTTCTCTGGAAGGCTCTGGAGTAGGCTTTGAGGAAGGGAAGGACAACACGCTTTCTTCAGTGAAGAGTGATGACGATTTTGCTGACTTTCACTCTAACAAGTTTTCTTCCACGTGCAACAGTGCGGATAAGTCATTGGTAGACAAAGTGGCAGCTTTCAAGCAGGCCAAAGAAGACTCTGCTTCAGTGAAGTCTCTAGATCTCCCTTCCATTGGTGGCAGCAGTGTTGGCAAGGAGGATTCTGAAGATGCGTTGTCTGTTCAGTTTGACATGAAACTGGCTGATGTGGGAGGAGATCTTAAGCATGTCATGTCTGATAGCTCTTTGGATTTGCCAACAGTTAGTGGCCAGCATCCACCAGCAGCAG aTATAGATGACTTAAAATGTGCCCCATTTGGAAGCTATAACAGTGGGTCTGCAGTCAGCAGCCTGGCAAGCTATGACTGGTCTGACAAAGAAGACATTCATCAGGGCAAGAAGCTCTCTTCCTTTGTCCAGCCTTCAGGAAGCGGATCCTCTGCAGCCACTTCAGTCCTCCAGAAGAAGGAGACTTTGTTTGGCAGTTCAGAAAACATTACCATGACAACAGTTTCCAAAGTGACAACCTTTTCTAGTGAGGATGCTTTACAGGACGTTCCATTTGCAGCCTTCGCAAACTTTAAAGACTCTGGCCCAATATGCAGTGGTCCAAGGGATGATGACATTGGAGACTTCGGTGATTTTGCGAGACCTTCATCAGAAGCACaagatgcagcagcagcaagtgaCACAAATCAAGAGGCAGACTTTCTTGCTAGCggtatttcttctgaaatgcgAAAAGAGTCCACAGATGACTTTGGGGAATTCCAAAGTGAAAAGCCAAAAATCAGCAAATTTGACTTCTTGGTAGCAACTTCCCAAGGCAAGATGAAATCTAGTGAAGAAATGATCAAGAGTGAACTAGCTACCTTTGACCTGTCTGTACAAG GATCTCATAAAAGGAGCTTAAGCCTAGGTGACAGAGAAATAAGCCGCTCTTCACCTTTACCAGTTTTGGAGCAACCATTTAGAGATCGTTCAAATACTTTAAGTGAGAAGCCTGCTTTGCCCGTCATCAGAGACAAATACAAAGACTTAACTGGGGAAGTTGAG gAAAGTGAGAGGTATGCGTATGAATGGCAAAGATGCTTGGAAAGTGCTCTGCAA GtaataaagaaagcaaatgataCCTTAAATGGAATAAGTAGTTCATCCGTTTGCACTGAAGTTATCCAGTCTGCTCAAGGCATGGAATATTTATTAG GAGTTGTTGAAGTCTATAGAGTAACGAAAAGAGTTGAACTGGGTATCAAAGCAACTGCTGTGTGCAGTGAGAAACTCCAACAGCTTCTGAAGGATATTGATAAAGTGTGGAACAACCTAATAAGCTTCATGTCACTTGCTGCTTTAACG ccagaTGAAAACTCGCTGGATTTCTCGTCTTGTATGCTACGTCCAGGCATTAAGAATGCCCAAGATCTTGCCTGTGGGGTTTGCCTCCTAAATGTGGATTCCAGAAGTAAAGCAAGTATCATG aaagaagagaaacctGTGGAAGAGCTTCCTAGAAAA GCCTTTAATTCAGAAACGGATAACTTTAAACTGGCTTATGGAGGGCACCAGTACCATGCAAGCTGTGCAAATTTCTGGATCAACTGTGTGGAGCCAAAACCTCCAGGTCTCATTTTGCCAGACTTGCTATGA
- the SYNRG gene encoding synergin gamma isoform X2 has translation MALRPGPGAAGGGGGAAGAAGGGGGAAGGAGAASFMFPVASGLGPPQGMIPMQQQGFPMVSVMQSNMPGMMGMNYGSQIPPGPMTMQGGMPLGPMQATGMPYMGQASFLGMRPAAPQYTPDMQKQFAEEQQKRFEHQQKFLEEERKRRQFEEQKQKLRLLSSVKPKTGEKSRDDALEAIKGNLDGFSRDAKMHPTPASHPKKPDHPTSSHSAVSVSHSAFLDDEEFSDFIQGPVEIPKSVPQTTSQPFQPFRSATEAGQLLSEKTMVQPLPSAQTPVLPVLHGTIGQVPFFPTSASSLSIHKRGSSLEEKVLDNGLNESEQDQTKLKTNEVTHKASAASQVHPSLTINDWGIIGGHESGTTPTEAHKASEQNIAVECGVGVFPSQDPIQQMMPPWIYSDSLVPELYKKILETTMTPTGIDTAKLYPILMSSGLPRETLGQIWALANRTTPGKLTKEELYAVLAMIAVTQRGIPVVSPDVLNQFPAAPVPTLTGLPMSLSATVSQQPLMPSGPPVSMPLSIGPTVIGMSITAPAGGAATQSSGGFVPSYPPSQVVKPEDDDFQEFQDASKSGSIDDSFTDFQGDVAGSSKAASSQHRSSVPSLLIPLPGSKTLSSTDKYAVFKGISAEKPSESSSTFGDCGDKYSAFRELEQPSESKYLGDNLAEFKSTGTDDGFTDFKTADSISPLEPPTKDKTFPTSFPSLPVQSKQQTQAKTSLNLADLDLFSSTGENKQLSFPPAFSTSKSTSFPLPPLPSTTAQPAPSKSSSLADDFGEFNLFGEFSNCTTACGQDDFADFMAFNNSGGFSEQKTDEKYNALKLEASPVPQSGSSASTVKSGQNSATTATPTKYDIFKQLSLEGSGVGFEEGKDNTLSSVKSDDDFADFHSNKFSSTCNSADKSLVDKVAAFKQAKEDSASVKSLDLPSIGGSSVGKEDSEDALSVQFDMKLADVGGDLKHVMSDSSLDLPTVSGQHPPAADIDDLKCAPFGSYNSGSAVSSLASYDWSDKEDIHQGKKLSSFVQPSGSGSSAATSVLQKKETLFGSSENITMTTVSKVTTFSSEDALQDVPFAAFANFKDSGPICSGPRDDDIGDFGDFARPSSEAQDAAAASDTNQEADFLASGISSEMRKESTDDFGEFQSEKPKISKFDFLVATSQGKMKSSEEMIKSELATFDLSVQGSHKRSLSLGDREISRSSPLPVLEQPFRDRSNTLSEKPALPVIRDKYKDLTGEVEESERYAYEWQRCLESALQVIKKANDTLNGISSSSVCTEVIQSAQGMEYLLGVVEVYRVTKRVELGIKATAVCSEKLQQLLKDIDKVWNNLISFMSLAALTPDENSLDFSSCMLRPGIKNAQDLACGVCLLNVDSRSKASIMAFNSETDNFKLAYGGHQYHASCANFWINCVEPKPPGLILPDLL, from the exons GGATGATTCCTATGCAACAGCAAGGATTTCCAATGGTTTCTGTCATGCAGTCCAATATGCCAGGCATGATGGGCATGAATTACGGTTCTCAGATTCCTCCGGGACCCATGACCATGCAG GGTGGCATGCCTTTAGGGCCAATGCAAGCAACTGGAATGCCTTACATGGGACAGGCTTCTTTCTTAGGAATGCGCCCAGCAGCCCCACAGTATACCCCTGACATGCAGAAACAGTTTGCAGAAGAACAACA aaagagGTTTGAGCACCAGCAGAAATTCTTAGAAGAAGAACGAAAACGACGCCAGTTTgaagagcaaaaacaaaagctgagaCTCTTGAGCAGTGTGAAACCTAAG ACAGGtgaaaaaagcagagatgatgCATTGGAAGCCATTAAAGGAAATTTAGATGGTTTTTCTAGAGATGCTAAAATGCACCCAACACCAGCATCGCATCCAAAAAAGCCAG ATCATCCCACATCATCCCATTCTGCTGTATCTGTTTcccattctgcttttcttgatgATGAAGAATTTAGTGACTTTATACAAGGGCCTGTTGAAATCCCCAAATCGGTGCCTCAAACCACCTCTCAGCCTTTTCAACCTTTCCGTTCTGCTACTGAGGCTGGGcaactgctttcagaaaagactATGGTTCAACCTCTCCCTTCAGCCCAGACTCCAGTGTTACCCGTCCTGCATGGTACAATTGGGCaggttcctttttttcctacctcTGCATCTTCACTCAGTATCCATAAAAGAG GCTCTTCCTTGGAGGAGAAAGTCTTAGATAATGGCttaaatgaatctgaacaagaccAAACCAAACTTAAAACAAACGAAGTTACGCACAAAGCTTCAGCTGCAAGCCAAGTTCATCCCAGTCTAACCATCAATGACTGGGGTATTATAGGTGGACATGAAAGTGGTACCACTCCTACAGAGGCGCACAAGGCTTCAGAACAAAACATAGCAGTTGAGTGTG GAGTTGGAGTGTTCCCTTCGCAGGACCCAATTCAGCAGATGATGCCTCCTTGGATTTACAGTGATAGTTTAGTCCCag AGTTGTATAAGAAAATTTTAGAAACCACAATGACTCCTACTGGAATAGATACTGCTAAACTCTACCCCATACTGATGTCATCTGGATTACCCAGAGAGACACTTGGACAAATATGGGCTTTAGCCAACCGTACCACACCTGGGAAGCTTACAAAAGAAGAGCTTTATGCTGTCCTGGCTATGATAGCAGTAACTCAG AGAGGAATACCGGTAGTGAGTCCTGATGTGTTAAACCAATTTCCAGCTGCCCCTGTCCCTACTTTAACTGGATTACCAATGTCACTGTCTGCCACGGTAAGCCAGCAGCCTCTGATGCCCTCTGGACCACCAGTCTCCATGCCTCTTAGTATTGGACCCACTGTCATAGGAATGAGCATAACAGCACCAGCTGGTGGAGCTGCAACACAGTCTTCGGGAGGTTTTGTACCATCCTACCCGCCAAGTCAG GTAGTAAAACCAGAGGATGATGACTTCCAGGAGTTCCAGGATGCTTCAAAGTCTGGCTCAATAGATGACTCTTTCACTGATTTCCAAGGAGATGTAGCTGGCTCCTCCAAAGCAGCCAGTTCACAGCACCGGAGCAG tgttcCTTCTTTACTAATACCGCTCCCAGGTAGTAAGACACTCTCATCAACTGATAAGTATGCTGTGTTTAAAGGAATTTCAGCTGAGAAGCCTTCTGAAAGCTCATCTACTTTTGGag ATTGCGGAGACAAGTACAGTGCTTTCCGTGAATTAGAACAACCATCGGAGAGCAAATATTTAG gaGATAACCTTGCAGAATTCAAGTCTACAGGAACTGATGACGGTTTCACAGACTTTAAAACCGCTGACAGTATCTCACCGTTAGAGCCACCtacaaaagacaaaactttCCCTACATCCTTTCCTTCTCTACCTGTTCAGTCAAAACAGCAAACACAAGCAAAGACCTCTTTGAATCTAGCAGACTTGgatctcttttcttctactgGAGAGAACAAGCAGCTATCATTTCCACCTGCATTTAGTACATCAAAATCAACCTCTTTTCCTTTGCCACCACTTCCATCTACTACTGCTCAGCCAGCACCCAGCAAAAGCTCAAGTTTAGCTGATGACTTTGGAGAGTTCAACCTTTTTGGAGAATTTTCTAATTGCACGACAGCCTGTGGACAAGATGACTTTGCAGATTTTATGGCTTTCAACAATAGTGGTGGGTTTTCTGaacaaaaaacagatgaaaaatacaatGCACTTAAACTGGAGGCCAGCCCTGTTCCTCAGTCTGGCTCATCTGCCAGCACAGTGAAGAGTGGGCAGAATTCTGCCACCACTGCTACACCCACTAAATATGATATCTTCAAACAGCTTTCTCTGGAAGGCTCTGGAGTAGGCTTTGAGGAAGGGAAGGACAACACGCTTTCTTCAGTGAAGAGTGATGACGATTTTGCTGACTTTCACTCTAACAAGTTTTCTTCCACGTGCAACAGTGCGGATAAGTCATTGGTAGACAAAGTGGCAGCTTTCAAGCAGGCCAAAGAAGACTCTGCTTCAGTGAAGTCTCTAGATCTCCCTTCCATTGGTGGCAGCAGTGTTGGCAAGGAGGATTCTGAAGATGCGTTGTCTGTTCAGTTTGACATGAAACTGGCTGATGTGGGAGGAGATCTTAAGCATGTCATGTCTGATAGCTCTTTGGATTTGCCAACAGTTAGTGGCCAGCATCCACCAGCAGCAG aTATAGATGACTTAAAATGTGCCCCATTTGGAAGCTATAACAGTGGGTCTGCAGTCAGCAGCCTGGCAAGCTATGACTGGTCTGACAAAGAAGACATTCATCAGGGCAAGAAGCTCTCTTCCTTTGTCCAGCCTTCAGGAAGCGGATCCTCTGCAGCCACTTCAGTCCTCCAGAAGAAGGAGACTTTGTTTGGCAGTTCAGAAAACATTACCATGACAACAGTTTCCAAAGTGACAACCTTTTCTAGTGAGGATGCTTTACAGGACGTTCCATTTGCAGCCTTCGCAAACTTTAAAGACTCTGGCCCAATATGCAGTGGTCCAAGGGATGATGACATTGGAGACTTCGGTGATTTTGCGAGACCTTCATCAGAAGCACaagatgcagcagcagcaagtgaCACAAATCAAGAGGCAGACTTTCTTGCTAGCggtatttcttctgaaatgcgAAAAGAGTCCACAGATGACTTTGGGGAATTCCAAAGTGAAAAGCCAAAAATCAGCAAATTTGACTTCTTGGTAGCAACTTCCCAAGGCAAGATGAAATCTAGTGAAGAAATGATCAAGAGTGAACTAGCTACCTTTGACCTGTCTGTACAAG GATCTCATAAAAGGAGCTTAAGCCTAGGTGACAGAGAAATAAGCCGCTCTTCACCTTTACCAGTTTTGGAGCAACCATTTAGAGATCGTTCAAATACTTTAAGTGAGAAGCCTGCTTTGCCCGTCATCAGAGACAAATACAAAGACTTAACTGGGGAAGTTGAG gAAAGTGAGAGGTATGCGTATGAATGGCAAAGATGCTTGGAAAGTGCTCTGCAA GtaataaagaaagcaaatgataCCTTAAATGGAATAAGTAGTTCATCCGTTTGCACTGAAGTTATCCAGTCTGCTCAAGGCATGGAATATTTATTAG GAGTTGTTGAAGTCTATAGAGTAACGAAAAGAGTTGAACTGGGTATCAAAGCAACTGCTGTGTGCAGTGAGAAACTCCAACAGCTTCTGAAGGATATTGATAAAGTGTGGAACAACCTAATAAGCTTCATGTCACTTGCTGCTTTAACG ccagaTGAAAACTCGCTGGATTTCTCGTCTTGTATGCTACGTCCAGGCATTAAGAATGCCCAAGATCTTGCCTGTGGGGTTTGCCTCCTAAATGTGGATTCCAGAAGTAAAGCAAGTATCATG GCCTTTAATTCAGAAACGGATAACTTTAAACTGGCTTATGGAGGGCACCAGTACCATGCAAGCTGTGCAAATTTCTGGATCAACTGTGTGGAGCCAAAACCTCCAGGTCTCATTTTGCCAGACTTGCTATGA